Proteins encoded together in one Stigmatella aurantiaca window:
- a CDS encoding tetratricopeptide repeat protein, whose amino-acid sequence MSGTLGSLLAAALLTAAPASPSRGGDRAFNPIVSKAKEREEMIARLKRDIFKVDRSIGETERLIAKSRNAPYLPDLQFRLAELYVEKSRYVYYLQAESRPEGATGAIVSPETRLMKNKAVQMYYRLLREYPDFHDGDKVTFYLAHEQRELGQFDEMLKTLGELTRKYPTSPLRLEAEQILGDHFFDKADLAEAEKHYAAILALPPSPVHDLARYKMGWIRVNQARHADAVVFFEAAAASEPLPGVDAKKALNVKREALLDLVYSYTEARPAKGALNYFEKLSESRATFALALDKLGNRYFIKQQYEYAIPALRKLMEIQFDPELDLERGQKLYDALKASKGKVLPEPTDIRFLVRSAVQSKTDPELPEPERKKYLAELEEMARDLSTQLHLAAQKKDDKALYVTAAAAYQEYLSLFRPEQYVRPIMKNRAEALFASGAFPEAARQYEELARYEDKAKQKDEKAAGEAVYAALLSHFSTLKPEEAQKRTAFEVADARQALKLLGSNYITRFPQSPNVMEVRFNIARAYYEDGDYPKASELFTAFALAHPNHKDAPAAGNLALDSLRQINDFKGLEETGKKFIGTALPAKFQEDVRRILTQSRAEALDELALQSAQETGDVIQGLTQVAEQNKNTEIGEKALYGAFTAAREKRDLGSERELGAKLLADYPKSQYLPDVLLTLGRHAAEAAAFDEAAEWFEKVGQKLGADVTGVDGWLNAARLRLALGEYKDAARNLEAASEVAGPRKAEVLVLLAETRMKQKDPARAKQSAELALALDKTSTGAAAILAEVQATTAPKEPPDKLIATLTTAVQGPNGQTEEAAKGLWYLGEILYRGYKDLPADQVEEKVASLQGMEGIYTQAASLGYPEWAVASLWKLGLAYGHLADVVDATPPPAGLSAAEAKTFQTAVKEQVAPLRTRAEDAFKACLSRAEQLEVFSAAVVGCRSRSESAALPVPASGAPARSAAVDELRKKAEATLSADALEALGMAYLENHQYARAQLTFGRVTELQDTRAGAHNALGWALLNQGDAMSAREAYARALEADPTYGKARLNLAALRCRFGDAAGAKRELSVLKDLASLTGPDVDAAWKGCK is encoded by the coding sequence ATGAGCGGCACCCTCGGCAGCCTCCTCGCCGCGGCGCTGCTCACCGCCGCCCCGGCCTCCCCCTCGCGCGGCGGGGACCGCGCCTTCAACCCCATCGTCTCCAAGGCCAAGGAGCGCGAGGAGATGATCGCGCGGCTCAAGCGCGACATCTTCAAGGTGGACCGCTCCATCGGTGAGACGGAGCGCCTCATCGCCAAGAGCCGCAACGCCCCGTACCTGCCGGACCTCCAGTTCCGCCTGGCCGAGCTGTACGTGGAGAAGAGCCGCTACGTGTACTACCTCCAGGCCGAGTCCCGGCCGGAGGGGGCCACCGGCGCCATCGTCTCCCCGGAGACGCGGCTGATGAAGAACAAGGCGGTGCAGATGTACTACCGCCTGCTGCGCGAGTACCCGGACTTCCACGACGGGGACAAAGTCACCTTCTACCTGGCACACGAGCAGCGCGAGCTGGGCCAGTTCGACGAGATGCTCAAGACGCTGGGGGAGCTGACGCGCAAGTACCCCACGAGCCCCCTGCGCCTGGAGGCTGAACAAATTCTCGGCGACCACTTCTTCGACAAGGCGGACCTCGCCGAGGCGGAGAAGCACTACGCGGCCATCCTCGCCCTGCCGCCCTCGCCGGTGCATGACCTGGCCCGCTACAAGATGGGCTGGATCCGCGTGAACCAGGCCCGGCACGCCGACGCCGTCGTCTTCTTCGAGGCCGCCGCCGCCAGCGAGCCCCTGCCCGGCGTGGACGCCAAGAAGGCGCTCAACGTGAAGCGCGAGGCGCTGCTCGACCTCGTCTACAGCTACACCGAGGCCCGGCCCGCCAAGGGCGCGCTCAACTACTTCGAGAAGCTCAGCGAAAGCCGCGCCACGTTCGCGCTCGCCCTCGACAAGCTGGGCAACCGCTACTTCATCAAGCAGCAGTACGAGTACGCCATCCCCGCGCTGCGCAAGCTGATGGAGATCCAGTTCGACCCCGAGCTGGACCTGGAGCGCGGCCAGAAGCTGTACGACGCGCTCAAGGCCTCCAAGGGCAAGGTGCTGCCGGAGCCCACGGACATCCGCTTCCTGGTGCGCTCGGCGGTGCAGAGCAAGACCGACCCCGAGCTGCCCGAGCCCGAGCGCAAGAAGTACCTCGCGGAGCTGGAGGAGATGGCGCGCGACCTCTCCACGCAGCTCCACCTGGCGGCGCAGAAGAAGGACGACAAGGCGCTCTACGTCACCGCCGCGGCGGCCTACCAGGAGTACCTGAGCCTGTTCCGGCCGGAGCAGTACGTGCGGCCCATCATGAAGAACCGCGCCGAGGCGCTGTTCGCCTCGGGGGCCTTCCCGGAGGCCGCGCGCCAGTACGAGGAGCTGGCCCGCTACGAGGACAAGGCCAAGCAGAAGGACGAGAAGGCGGCGGGAGAGGCCGTGTACGCGGCCCTGCTCTCGCATTTCTCCACGCTCAAGCCCGAGGAGGCGCAGAAGCGCACCGCCTTCGAGGTGGCCGACGCGCGCCAGGCGCTCAAGCTGCTGGGCAGCAACTACATCACCCGCTTCCCGCAGAGCCCCAACGTGATGGAGGTGCGCTTCAACATCGCGCGCGCCTACTACGAGGACGGCGACTACCCGAAGGCCTCCGAGCTCTTCACCGCCTTCGCCCTGGCGCACCCCAACCACAAGGACGCGCCCGCGGCCGGCAACCTGGCGCTCGACAGCCTGCGGCAGATCAACGACTTCAAGGGCCTGGAGGAGACGGGCAAGAAGTTCATCGGCACCGCGCTGCCCGCGAAGTTCCAGGAGGACGTGCGCCGCATCCTCACCCAGAGCCGCGCCGAGGCGCTGGACGAGCTGGCGCTCCAGAGCGCCCAGGAGACGGGCGACGTCATCCAGGGCCTCACCCAGGTGGCCGAGCAGAACAAGAACACGGAGATCGGCGAGAAGGCCCTCTATGGCGCCTTCACCGCCGCGCGCGAGAAGCGGGACTTGGGCAGCGAGCGCGAGCTGGGGGCGAAGCTGCTGGCCGACTACCCCAAGAGCCAGTACCTGCCCGACGTGCTGCTGACGCTGGGCCGCCACGCGGCGGAGGCCGCGGCCTTCGACGAGGCGGCGGAGTGGTTCGAGAAGGTGGGCCAGAAGCTCGGCGCGGACGTGACGGGCGTGGACGGCTGGCTGAACGCCGCCCGGCTGCGCCTGGCGCTGGGCGAGTACAAGGATGCCGCGCGCAACCTGGAGGCCGCCTCCGAGGTGGCGGGCCCGCGCAAGGCCGAGGTGCTGGTGCTGCTGGCCGAGACGCGCATGAAGCAGAAGGACCCCGCGCGCGCGAAGCAGTCGGCGGAGCTGGCCCTGGCGCTGGACAAGACGAGCACGGGCGCCGCCGCCATCCTCGCCGAGGTGCAGGCCACCACCGCGCCCAAGGAGCCGCCCGACAAGCTCATCGCCACCCTCACCACCGCCGTGCAGGGCCCCAACGGGCAGACGGAGGAGGCCGCCAAGGGCCTGTGGTACCTGGGAGAGATTCTCTACCGCGGCTACAAGGACCTGCCCGCCGACCAGGTGGAGGAGAAGGTCGCCTCGCTCCAGGGCATGGAGGGCATCTACACGCAGGCCGCCTCGCTCGGGTACCCGGAGTGGGCGGTGGCCTCGCTGTGGAAGCTGGGCCTGGCCTACGGACACCTGGCGGACGTGGTGGACGCCACGCCGCCGCCCGCGGGCCTGTCCGCGGCGGAGGCGAAGACTTTCCAGACGGCGGTGAAGGAGCAGGTGGCCCCGCTGCGCACCCGCGCGGAGGATGCCTTCAAGGCCTGTCTGTCCCGCGCCGAGCAGCTGGAGGTGTTCAGCGCCGCGGTGGTGGGCTGCCGCTCGCGGAGCGAGTCGGCGGCGCTGCCGGTGCCCGCGAGCGGGGCGCCCGCGCGGAGCGCCGCGGTGGACGAGCTGCGCAAGAAGGCCGAGGCCACGCTGTCCGCCGATGCGCTGGAGGCCCTGGGCATGGCGTACCTGGAGAACCACCAGTACGCGCGGGCCCAGCTCACCTTCGGCCGGGTGACGGAGCTTCAGGACACGCGCGCCGGGGCGCACAACGCGCTGGGCTGGGCGCTGCTCAACCAGGGCGATGCCATGAGCGCGCGCGAGGCGTACGCGCGGGCGCTGGAGGCGGACCCCACCTACGGCAAGGCCCGGCTGAACCTCGCCGCCCTGCGCTGCCGCTTCGGCGACGCGGCGGGCGCCAAGCGCGAGCTGTCCGTCCTCAAGGACCTGGCCTCGCTCACGGGCCCCGACGTGGACGCCGCCTGGAAGGGCTGCAAGTGA
- a CDS encoding outer membrane beta-barrel domain-containing protein: protein MRYALLVLLSLVPGLAFAQAEALENPGTVSAVQDRLYRLNHELTLGVGALPADAFYKGYFAALGYTYHFSDSFAWQVGRGAYSYNVETSLRRQLERDFGVAPTANAFEDEVQWMVGSDVVWSPFYGKTAFLNRRVLHFEAFVLAGATVFKLNRDDGFRPAANIGVGLRLFTSQHISFRLDVTNNILFAGASRIVNVPTFQLATAFNFGATE from the coding sequence GTGCGATACGCCCTGCTTGTCCTCCTGTCCCTGGTGCCCGGCCTTGCCTTCGCGCAGGCCGAGGCGCTTGAGAATCCCGGTACCGTCTCGGCGGTGCAGGACCGCCTGTACCGGCTCAACCACGAGCTGACGCTGGGGGTGGGGGCGCTGCCCGCGGACGCCTTCTACAAGGGCTACTTCGCGGCCCTGGGCTACACGTACCACTTCTCCGACAGCTTCGCGTGGCAGGTGGGCCGCGGCGCCTACAGCTACAACGTGGAGACGAGCCTGCGCCGCCAGCTCGAGCGCGACTTCGGCGTGGCGCCCACCGCCAACGCCTTCGAGGACGAGGTGCAGTGGATGGTGGGCTCGGACGTGGTGTGGAGCCCCTTCTACGGCAAGACGGCCTTCCTCAACCGGCGCGTGCTGCACTTCGAGGCGTTCGTGCTCGCGGGCGCCACCGTCTTCAAGCTCAACCGCGATGATGGCTTCCGGCCCGCGGCCAACATCGGCGTGGGGCTGCGCCTCTTCACCTCCCAGCACATCTCCTTCCGGCTCGATGTGACGAACAACATCCTGTTCGCCGGCGCCTCGCGCATCGTCAACGTCCCCACCTTCCAGCTCGCCACCGCCTTCAACTTCGGCGCCACGGAATGA